One Triticum dicoccoides isolate Atlit2015 ecotype Zavitan chromosome 3B, WEW_v2.0, whole genome shotgun sequence genomic window, ctgcctactagaatcgccagtgcttgaaaggaaaagtgaatgaaaaacataggaattggaaagtttcctatggtactactattcatgaatttggttcaaaggaatggagcaaaggaaaactgtaggatttgttcctttagtgtctccttgaaagaaaaaccgtaggaattttaatttccacttgtcctccttttcaaattcctattcatgaagcacaagactaagagatagtagcataatagcattataaccgtacattttcttgtggtttgacttaatctcgccATACTTCTTTGCAtcccgtgatcttccaattcttgtgaatcaaacactcagattggcaaaaatcctatgtttttaaattctctgttttgcacgtgcattcctatcctattcttgtctatttcctatccctgcattgttggaatcctccaattcaaatgagcccttacagaattacttctcttacagatagttgtcaaagaaaaccttgcgtggtttgtcccgctcctgctgcgctgtcgtccaccccagctcagctgcttcaatgacagaagggtccagcacaacagggatccggcctccagactgcctttcgccacctcagatcttcttccccgccgccgacagccatgaaaactgcattactatcatcaaccgagcagatgacctcgaggactacactggtccgcaagagaggtcgcactctttcgtgtctgcttacgttatgcatcgcttaatattacatgctactttatcgtcctgttcaccgattagactctaagtcagctccaaactaatggtcaaacttgagtttttaaatggttgtggggtacatatcggggccccaatcaatagtatctatctactatctagttaatctccgatgtctactatgagtttcatgttgggtgggaaacaaacagtaaagaagccattatctgtattttttaactgaagccattatctgcctactattattggttttgggtctatccacaggtcgctaccatcactctggatttctgcatgcactccttacataatctcactatgttttattcctatgcatgacagttattgtaaataatggaactgaacatgaagatcaaaagagacgagccttgcgtggcaataaaatttcatgcagacatcactccatggtaggcgcaaaggcagccccctccacccattttggattatAATCGAGAGGAATAtatttgttctgagggggattcagaaggagaagaccactcctatttaccctcggaggtcttcgctctaacttggcatgctgatgttggttatatcatgcatatggttctttgcattgcttactttatacataaaatatgtcatctgcttagtttagacatcctttgtgcgaatgccatctgtttagtttattcatcatttatgtgaattatgcaacgccatcttgtttagccaggcatcatatatgtgaattttgcaatgccatcctgcttagccagtcatcttatatgtaaattatatcaggccatccttttttgttacgtattacatttgtcaacaatgttagtacattcaactgctcttcgtgtgcatcagccatttgacacggtgatggaaaattctagagtgaaaacaaggtcttcagagcatactatgctatctgacgaagcgtatatctcgctggttatggatagctcctcagaggaagaTTCAGAGACAAATGAGCATACCTATtcccccaaggtgtatgctctaacttggcagggttatgttgctcatatcgtgcgtatggtgtcttgcattgctatgtcatttgattagtttagacatgctttgtgagaatgccacctgtttagtgtctaattaccatatatgtgaattatgcattgccatcttgttgcaagatactccctccgttcctaaatatttgtctttctagagatttcaacaagtgactacatacggatgtatatagtcaTATTTTAGAGTGTGTattcactcattttgatccgtatgtagtaacttgttgaaatctctagaaagacaaatatttaggaatggagggagtattatatatgtgaattatgcaatgctatcttgttgcaaaggcattatatatgtgaattatgtaaggccatgctgtttagccaatcatcatgtatgtgaattatatcatgctatcattttttgtattgcgtgttccatttgtcgacaacatttgtatattcaactactcttcctgtgcagcagccatttgaagcggtgatggaagtatctggagtgaaaacaaggtattcagagcagacaatgctacctgctgaagcagatatcttgatggttacagagagctcctcagaggaggattcggagactgatgaccagtcctatttcccccctgaggtctatgctcaaacttggtagggttatattacccatgtcatgcatgttgtcttgcattgcttcgtTTTTACATCAtacatggattgccatctgcttacttgcttactatataaatcatatatttaatTATAtcgtgccatcatgtttacatagtacatacacaacatctatctgaattatggcatggcaacccatttaataaagacatcatatagttatatcatctcatcctgtttagtgtttacagtcatcatattttgaattatgacattctatccgtgaatgtatgtgaattatggcatgccaacctatttaataaacacattatatagttatatcatgtcatcctttttacatagtcatcatattttgaactatgtctttccatcttttttagttagccatcataatgtgaaattgtgtcatgctatcctgtttagttagccatcatatatgtgaaattgtgtcatgctatcctgtttggttagacaacataaatgtgaattatttcatgccctcttttattccccactatccattgcacctgtctatcatacagtgtctgtactttcaattacttttgttgtttatcagccattagaattggagagggtgatggcagtatctaagggagtaacaacacggtcttcagaaaagatagtgctaccagttgatgcagatagaaccacggttgtacttgcccaagaaccaactccaccacacataacccagactctcgcagattgtacccctacccagttggatagagaaccagctacaccccttctaaccccaaccccgacagatagtaacccagttccagttgacacaacaccgtctccaccacagagcacccaaacatgagcagttagtaagggaactgcagtgcccaaagcacgaggatcaccactccgaatcccaactcaacgcttaaaggaaaagaagatttgttctcaggtcaggttctgtagctatggttcatactcctttgctcttgcattactgtatttactcataacaactattttcaaatttgaaggatggaattgaaactccaatggcgcaacaggtatgttttaaacctgtttctttaactggtttgctgttgtaacctgctctatgttgatttcagtttcaattgaataaacagttatgttctcatgtcatgcacattacaagtgttgttattgctctatagtttcccacacttatattctgtctattctgctttgtcttgaacaagcattatttgaactgtgtctctatcttgattttgcaacaaaaactagaatcatGTAGACCATAAAGTGAtcgtggtacatagatatatgtttgtttcatgctgttatcctgtccactttactactgaactcatttaccaaaatgagtttcatatacaacatggtaaacctgtgatgtgtctgcttgtttctcttttagaatgcggacacaaTATTGaagaacagtaccccgttatgcaatggtaaaggaagtaatgcagataaggttcaagatagtgagacatccctgttggtctccaagaaagctgataaaaactatcttgacgacagcgagagaacccaaaagtcctgtcttgatgtagtgtttgagttactggccactactgctggcacaagctcatcgaactcgctgcctaaatcagttcgtcttcttgagtctcaacttcaagttgaaagacatcaatcagatgtgctacggcaggaagctgaaggactgaggaagtccctgcagaactcagatgcatactttctggtgcaatagcaagcgcgggaggatttaagcgccaaacaagagaaagttaataagcttgctaagcatcttgccagcattatgggtacccaggatattgtttctcgagatcttctgaagtggtttcagttctggacttgttttgctgcgacatttatttgcgctggtcgccaactttgacaaccagtgtatatgatatgctgctttgttccctatatttgcactagtggtgaactttgatgcccagttgatgtaatatgtgtaatagccgttatAGCCTAGCgtatgttgcttgcttatttatttccttgttgtcttgtttatttgttgagtgtagttctttttccgcggtttgctagtggccgcaataacctatttttaaaactaggccagaataaccatgggctacatatttactgtagtgacactgggcctcctacgggccgtagaaacaatgtgccttctacgggccgtagaaacagtggcccccctacggggcgtagaaacaatgggccttctacgggctatagacacaatgggccttcttcgggccgtagacacaatgggccttctatgggtcgcatcatcaatgggccttctacgggccgtatgatcgattggccaaatattggccaataacagaccgcattatggccgtaaacgggctagagttggaatcgtccgttcatgagccgaccataacaggccgtcattaatcggccgtatttgatgacgctatgaaaagggCCCAATGTaataacgggccacaaacaggctgactgtatccacgggctgaatttggcccacaaacagaaaattACAGTGACGGGCCGTAAGCaaaagaatgctggaaatgagcccaagaataaatgggccttgagaaggccaaaagataacgtgggcttgaaacggcccaatggaataatgggccgttaatgggtataaagtgatacactgttcattacgggccagtttcaccatgggccgttaatggggcaagagttacaaagggcctcatatgggccgaaagacgtcatgggccatacatgggccggaagttaaaatgggctagaatcatattggacagcccatatgacgctactgggcctaattcggataggtcgtaacaggccctaggttagcgggctgtaaatgggctatatgcgaacaggtcgttaacaggctttccgtgggtcggcccgccaccttttaaccaagtcaatcgGGCCGGCCTTtttacaggaatgggcctctgctgggccgtgccacgtgtcgacgtatcataggcgatttcggtccaatgagtggatgacatctgtcgcaacggtgagccgacacgtgtttcctccagccaatgatgattttacacgtggaaaatccccattggtcggggctattgatgggttatcggatccaaaaccggacccgatagattaacgacattccgttacggtggatgccacatgtcggtcacccttgacgaaagcacttctatgacgcgcgatttatcgtcatggaagtggacacttccgtgatgataattttgataatgtcatggaacacttctacgacagcacacgtatgactatcttgattctgtcataaaatcgtcatggatgtacatgcatgacagaaaacgtgacctactgtgacaaacatgtatcatcacggaagtgtatttttttgtagtgtatattttTTGAaatgaggcaaaagatttgccattttcattaaaTAAGGAGAAGAGTACGGTTTAGTACATCACAGCCCCGCCAAAGCAGAAAAAGGGCAAAGGCCTACTCTCGTGGCATCAAATTACACAAATGTTTGGCGCCCGGCATAGCCCAGATAGACGCCTCCTCCTTAATAGTTCGCACTATCACCGCCACAGGCACCGCCTTGATCCTGAACACGCGTTCGCTCTTTCCAAAGCTCCCAGCTTACAAGATGGAGTACGAAGGCCAAGGCTTTCCTCGGTTGCACATTGTTGGCGAGGACTCCATCCCAGCAAAACCTTACTGTGCCAAAGTTTAACCAATGGGCAATATCTACATCAAGGTGCAGCCATGCAAGGACCTCCTTCCAGACCCGAATGGAGAAGTGGCACTTGAGCAGGAGATGCACCGCGAACTCTTGCACTTGATTGCAAAGTGGGCAACGATCACAGTTTGGCCACCCACAACGTTGCAGCCTGTCTGCCGTCCAGACCCGATTTTGTGTGACCAACCATGCAAAAAAAATTACATTTTGGGGGGCACCACCCCCTATTTGTGCCGACAGTGCCTCCTCTTCTTGCAGCTCCGAGCTCCCCACCACCAAAGCGGCCTACTACTAGGAGGAAGACGCTGGCGGGGGTCACCGGCTTCAGTCTTAGCTGGTGCAGTCCTCGTCTGCGTGCCAAGAAGAGGGCCATTCCCATTGCCCAGCTCGCCGAATAGCTGCTCTGCCCAAGGATGCAGATCATGGACGAGAGGAAGAAGGTCACCCAGGAGACGCTGAACCGCTACATTGCCATGTTCCAGGGCCAGTTGCCTGACTCCACTGTTGCTGCCCTCCGATCATGGACAACGTGGCTGTAGACGAAACCTGATGAACCATAGGTTCCCCTGATGACGTACTGTAGTTTGCAAATGTTATGCATCCTTCAGTGCATGTTGTTACACCTGTTTGTGGTTGTTTTGTTCAGCTGCTATTTGTTACCCTGGTGAGGCAAATTGAATCCCTTCTGGTACTTGTCTAATGCCCGTCTGATGTTGCATGATGTTATCCATGACTAGTCACAACCTCAGTGTTCTAAACTGGAATGTTCAAGGTTTAAATTGCCCAAATAGAAGAGTTGCTGTCAATGAGACTGTGGCCGCCTCAGCTTGCCACTTAATTAGCgtgcttccaagaaacaaaactagaGCTTGTTTACCCCATGATCGCCTCCTTCCTGGGCGGCTACATGCTCAAGGGTTTTGCACAGCGACCTGCTATAGGCACTCGTGGTGGAATCCTTTTGCTTTGGGATGAAGACCACATGAAGCTTGAAAACGTGCATTTCATAACCTACACCCTCTTGGCAAAGTCACCCTCATTAGCTCCGGTACCTATTTCAACTTCACCACAGTCTATGGACCGACGAGAAATAACCTTAAGGACGATTTCTTTAGCGAGCTGGCGGCTGAGAAGCCGCCTCACGACGATGGATGGTTGGTCACGGGCGACTTCAACCAAATCTACTGCGCTCGAGACAAGAACCGTTCCAATGCAAACGTAGTTGCATCGCTCGCTTTCGAGACGTCCTCAATTTCTGTGAGCTCAAAGAAATTCACCTCCAAAATAGGAAGTTCACCTGGAGCAATGAACAAAGCAACCCAACCATGTCCAAGCTTGATGGTTTCTTTTGCAATGAGGATTGGGACATCTTTTTGACAAGCATATCCTCCAGGCTCTGTCATCGTCCCTCTCGGATCATTGCCCGCTACTGCTAGCTAACGACAATGGCCCCCGACGGCCAAAGAGTTTCCGCTTtgagaacttcttgacaagcatgccTGGCTTTCGGAAAACCATCCAGGATGCTTGGAATGAGCCCTCCGTGCACTCTAAGGCATAGCAAAGTCTCTTCCATAAACTTAAGCTTACTAGTCAAAGGCTTAGGTCTTGGAGCAAGACCCTCTTCTCCCAGGACAAAGTACAACTGCACATGGCTCTGGAGCTCATCTTGCGTCTCGATGAGGCCCAAGATCATATAGATCTTAGTGCGGAGGAGGTGGACCTTCGCAAAAGACTTAAGAAAAGAGTGGTCGGGCTGGCTGTGATGAAAAGGCCTAGGAAAAAGCAAAACTCACGGATAACAAATATCAAGGAGGGGGATGCAAACACCCGTTACTTCCATCTTCGGATCAACGGGAGACGATGGAAAAAGCTTATCCACATACTCAAGCATGGAGGTGGCTAGGTGACTAGCCATGATCATAAACGCAACATTGTCCAGCACATTTTGCCAACATTATCAAAAGGGTTCGCCACGCTCCAAAACTACCAATTGGGCCGCCTTTCCCCCTACGACACATGACCTCTCTGACCTTGGGGAGCCCATCATAGAGGATGAAGTCAAGGATGCTCTCTCTGCTCTTCCTGTAGACAAGGCCCCGGAACCTGATGGTTTcaccgggaaaattttcaaggtctGCTGGGACATTATCAAAGATGATGTCATGTTGGTGATGAACAAGTTCTCAAATCTGCATGCGGAAAACTTCCACTGGCCCAACTCGGCAAATATCGCCTTCATCCCTAAGAAAGATGGCGCCGAAGACATCTCAGACTTCAGACCAATGAGCCTGATACATGCCGTTGCAAAGCTCATTGCCAAAATCCTTGCAACAGTGTATGTATAATCATTGATCATAGATGACTGTACTGGTGCAACatcttcaagaaaaacagcaaatgTTCAAACACTGAAGGAAAACCCGAAGCCTGGGCTGCAGTGGGGTGTATGTACAACAATATATGCCAGGCATATATGCCGGCCTGAGTAACCTAGAATGACGCTTGCTTTGCACGGCAGCATTACAAAAAGTCAATAATGATATAGTATCAAGCATGAAACTTCCAGGTTCCAACCAGAGCAACCTGATGATGCTACATACATATCCCTAAAGAAAACTTAGCAGCCCTTGTCGTTAATCGAAATTAAACATCTATCGCTGTCACCATATATGACGATGAGGGCATCAGGCAGGCGGCTAATTTCCCAACCGTTGACCCGTGCAACTGGCAAACCAAACCAACATACATATAGACAGGATGTTCATATGTGGACGCCATTGCAAGAACACAAGAATAAGGACTAAAGCTTGCCAAAAAAATTCTAGCTCGTCACTCGATGTCCTTGAATAAGAGCTTATAAGGTTCCcagcagaaaaagaaagaataagagcTTAAGGTatccggaaaagaaaaagaaaaaagcttAACAGTAAGGTATAATGGTTGTCACCAACAAACCTTCTGTTGCCAGCCGACCCAATCATTCTTTGGCATCTCTAAATACTAGTTCAATCAGTGACACTTCCACTGGCATGGCCAAAAGCCCAAAAGCCGGTGGCCGGCCTATGGGGTCAACCCCTACTGAAATAGTCCAAACATGATGTATTTTCATGGAAACATGAACATACACAACAAGATTTGCAGAAACTTGAGAGGTCAACGGTGTTTCCCCCCGATAAAACACTTTGCGTCTCGACGCTCTAGTTGGGTCAATGCCGTCACAGGTAGCTACTGTGGGAGAGGTAGAAGAACACCGGTGACCTGATGTAACTGACACGTAAGTACTAGCATGCTTGATTGCTTCCCTTGTCCTGACATATAAATTCTAGCATGCTTGATTGCTTCCCTTGTCGATCGATCAACCAGAAGATCTCACATTCATGATGGCGAGATTCGCCAATCTGGCGCTCCTTTCCCTGATCTCTCATCTACTGCTGCGCTCCTGTGCGTCCGCTGCGGCACCATCGGTACAGCACACGCTGGGCACCGGGTCATCCCTGTCGGTGGAAGACCACGAGCGGCCGTTCCTGGTGTCACCGGACGCCACCTTCTCCTGCGGTTTCCTCCAGGCCGGCGACAACGCCTTCTACTTCTCCGTCTGGTTCACCGCCGCCAAGAACCGGACCGCCGTCTGGACGGCCAATCCTGGCGCCCCGGTGAACGGCCGGGTTTCCAGCATATCCTTCAGCCCCGAAGGCCagctggcgctcgccgacgccaaCGGGACAACTGTGTGGAACAGCAAGACCGGCGGCAAGAGGCACCTCACCGTCTCCCTCCGCGACACCGGGAATCTTCTCATCGCCGACCCGTCCACCGGCCGCGCCGTCTGGCAGAGCTTCGACTGGCCGACGGACACCCTGCTCCCGTCGCAGACGCTGTCCAAGGACAAGAAGCTCGTCGCCGGCTACTACGCCCTCTACTACGACAACGACAACGTGCTGCGCCTCCTGTACGACGGCCCCGAGATCGCCAGCATCTACTGGCCGAACCCGGACCATAACGTGTTCGACAACGGCCGGACAAACTACAACAGCTCACGGATGGGCGTCCTCGACGACACCGGCGTATTCGTCTCCAGCGACAACCTGCGAGTCGAGGCCTCCGACCTGGGCGCCGCCGGCGTCAAGAGACGGCTAACTATCGAGCAAGACGGAAACGTGAGGATCTACAGCCTGAACGCGGCCGGAGGATGGACGGTCACGTGGGCGGCGCTAAAGCAGCCGTGCTCCGTCCACGGGCTGTGCGGCAAGAACGCCCTCTGCGAGTACCAACCGTCCCTCCGATGCTCGTGCGCGCCGGGGTACGAGATGGTCGACCGCCACGACTGGAGAAAGGGCTGCAAGCCTACGTTCAGCCTCCCCACCGGCACCACCAACTGTAGTGAAGCTCCGGCGTCGGAGCGGTTCACGTTCGTCCAGGTGGCAGCAACCGACTTCTACGGCTACGACCTCGGGTTCAACCAGTCCGTCACCTTCGAATACTGCAAGAGCATGTGCTTGAAGATGTGCTCCTGCGCCGCCTTCGCCTACAGGTTGGATGGCCGGGGCAATTGCTTCCCGAAAGGCGTCCTGTTCAACGGCTACACGTCGCCGGCGTTCCCTGGAAACATATATCTCAAGGTGCGTAGCGATCTCAACCTCAACGCCACGGCGCCGCAGCTGTCGGTACAGGCCACGGGCCTCGCCTGCAATCGTAACGGTTCTCGTACCGCCATCGTCCCACGATACGCGGACACGTACGGGACACCTACCAGCGGCACAAAATGGTCCTACTTTTTTGGGTTCGCCGCGGTGCTGGGATTTCTCGAGCTTCTCTTCGTCGCCACGGCGTGGTGGTTCCTGTCCAGCCAGGAGAGCATGCCCAGCTCGCTGCAGGCAGGCTACGGGCTGGTCATGGCGACCCAGTTCAGGAGGTTCACCTACCGGGAGCTCAAGAACGCCACTGGGGACTTCAAcgaggagctcggccgcggcggcTCCGGCGTGGTGTACCGCGGTGTGCTTGATAAGACCACCGTGGTGGCGGTGAAGAAGCTGACAAACGTGGTGCAGGGCGAGGAGGAGTTCTGGGCAGAGATGACGGTGTTCGGGAGGATCAACCACATCAATCTGGTGAGGATCTGGGGGTTCTGCTCCGAGGGCAAGCACAAGCTGCTGGTGTACGAGTACGTGGAAAATGAGTCACTGGACAGGCACCTGTTCGGCAAGGACATCGGCAAGTCACTGGCGTGGAGCGAGCGATTCAAGATCGCGCTTGGCACGGCCAGGGGCCTAGCCTACCTTCACCATGAGTGCCTCGAGTGGGTCATCCACTGCGACGTCAAGCCGGAGAATATCCTTCTAACACGCGACCTCGACGCAAAGATCGCCGACTTCGGGCTGGCCAAGCTGTCCGGGAGAAACACCATTGGCAATGGCAAGGTCGCCGACACCGGCGTGCAGCTCTCCCACATGAGGGGGACGGCGGGGTACATGGCACCGGAGTGGGCGTTGGGCCTGCCGGTCGACGCCAAGGTCGATGTGTACAGTTACGGCATCGTGATTCTAGAGATCGTGATTGGGAGCAGGATATCTGCCCAGACGACCACGGACGGCGGGGAGCGGCTGGAGATGTGGCAGATCGCGCAAGCGCTGAAGCAGGTGGTGGCAAGTGGAGACATCATGTCATTAGTGGATAGCAGGCTGAACGGGCAGTTCAACCCTCGGCAGGCCATGGAAATGGTGAAGATCTCCTTATCTTGCATGGAGGAGAGGAGCAACAGGCCGACCATGGATGACATCTCTAAAGCTCTTACAGCGTGCGATGACGAGGACGAGCACCCTGCGTACTTGTCGTAACTTTGGTTTCATGCTCGATAGTCGATTCCCGCGTCTCTACCATTGTCATGTTGTTCTCGCTATATTGTTGTAGCGTGTAATTTGAACTTCCACTGCgccatttcacaaaaaaatgtaacTCTAGCCTGCTATGAATCAGATACCGGCTTGGAGCCTcctttttttttagaacgaaggctcaagaaaagcccgactttgaattaacaacgCCATCAACCGAGCAGGAGTACAAGACTGCAAATTACAACACGAAAGAAAAAGGAAACCGGAAATAAAGATACAATGTGCTCAGTAGAACAACTCGAAGGCAAAGAGCACACCACTCTTGCCATCGAACGCCGCAAAGCCGAAACTAGCTAACCTACTGAGGCGACGAGAGGAGGACACCACCATGTATATTTTGTGTCGTTGACTTCCACCAAAGGACCAAACAGGGGCAACACGTGATCTGACTCTGTCGCCGCAAAGGGCCCCTACCCTTCCACCCAGGCTCGACGGGTGCCGCACCGGCGGCCGATGAAGTGGTTCACCCTAGAACCCAAATCAAAGTGCCCAAGCTACCAAAGGAGAGGCACAAGGAACATACCCACATGAAATAGAGAACCGACCACCCAATTGCCGTCGTCGGCAGCAGCAAGGCAGAACACCGAACGAGAGTTATCAAACAAAGGCGATGAAACCTCAGAGAAGGCCAAAAGGATGCAACACCATGCCCCTGGTCAAGGATAGGAATCGCCAACGCCGAGGCCTACCGCCAGTATTGAGGCAGCGACCCCAATCCCCTCATACCAGCGGCCAGAACCCTCCACGTCTGGACTAGAGTAGGATGCCGAAGATGAGATCAGGCCACCACATGCCGCCATCGAACCAGACCCAACTCCACCACCACTCGAGCCATCCCCGGACAATACCTTCAGGAAGGAACATGCCACCAAAATGTCGTTGTCCCCAGGAAAAGGGGGCATGAGGCTTTCACCTGAGCTCTTGGGTGGGGTGGAAGGAAGAGGAATCCCACTGAAGCCT contains:
- the LOC119276505 gene encoding putative receptor protein kinase ZmPK1 — encoded protein: MMARFANLALLSLISHLLLRSCASAAAPSVQHTLGTGSSLSVEDHERPFLVSPDATFSCGFLQAGDNAFYFSVWFTAAKNRTAVWTANPGAPVNGRVSSISFSPEGQLALADANGTTVWNSKTGGKRHLTVSLRDTGNLLIADPSTGRAVWQSFDWPTDTLLPSQTLSKDKKLVAGYYALYYDNDNVLRLLYDGPEIASIYWPNPDHNVFDNGRTNYNSSRMGVLDDTGVFVSSDNLRVEASDLGAAGVKRRLTIEQDGNVRIYSLNAAGGWTVTWAALKQPCSVHGLCGKNALCEYQPSLRCSCAPGYEMVDRHDWRKGCKPTFSLPTGTTNCSEAPASERFTFVQVAATDFYGYDLGFNQSVTFEYCKSMCLKMCSCAAFAYRLDGRGNCFPKGVLFNGYTSPAFPGNIYLKVRSDLNLNATAPQLSVQATGLACNRNGSRTAIVPRYADTYGTPTSGTKWSYFFGFAAVLGFLELLFVATAWWFLSSQESMPSSLQAGYGLVMATQFRRFTYRELKNATGDFNEELGRGGSGVVYRGVLDKTTVVAVKKLTNVVQGEEEFWAEMTVFGRINHINLVRIWGFCSEGKHKLLVYEYVENESLDRHLFGKDIGKSLAWSERFKIALGTARGLAYLHHECLEWVIHCDVKPENILLTRDLDAKIADFGLAKLSGRNTIGNGKVADTGVQLSHMRGTAGYMAPEWALGLPVDAKVDVYSYGIVILEIVIGSRISAQTTTDGGERLEMWQIAQALKQVVASGDIMSLVDSRLNGQFNPRQAMEMVKISLSCMEERSNRPTMDDISKALTACDDEDEHPAYLS